Proteins from a genomic interval of Pectinophora gossypiella chromosome 28, ilPecGoss1.1, whole genome shotgun sequence:
- the LOC126379272 gene encoding uncharacterized protein LOC126379272, whose translation MTAHNCSYYNCTNSSEQKSMFRFPWDDVNRLKVWLENCGNMNIAHLPAENLRSRYLCIDHFNIKYVRNETGHRKRLQRSAVPEPYQTQDVQNRSSTSSPGSSGTFKVLTPKKVYKNKRLRDCELEELVEPPALAYQCNTPKRRRLSITEDTPKCKVLKKKLVLYLTITKCNTF comes from the exons atgactgcacacaattgttcttattataattgtacaaattcttcggaacagaagtcaatgttccgttttccgtgggatgacgtcaaccgcctaaaagtatggcttgagaattgcg gtaatatgaacattgcccacttgcctgcagaaaatttgcggtcaaggtatttatgcattgaccatttcaatatcaagtatgtacgaaatgagactggtcatagaaaaagactccagagaagtgcagttccagaaccatatcagactcaagacgttcaaaatcgctcaagcacttcctcaccag gttcatcaggtacttttaaagtactgacaccgaaaaaggtgtacaaaaataaacggcttcgcgactgcgaacttgaagagctcgtggagccgccagcattagcataccagtgcaacacgccgaagagaagacggttgtcaattactgaagacacgccaaaatgcaaagtgttaaaaaagaaattagtattgtatctaacaataacaaaatgtaataccttttga